Proteins from a single region of Rana temporaria chromosome 5, aRanTem1.1, whole genome shotgun sequence:
- the LOC120941181 gene encoding zinc finger MYM-type protein 1-like, translated as MTIYEAERKRWRDVLTRLISITQSLAFRGSSEKLFQPDNGNFLKEVKLLAKFDPIMENHLSKIKDGETHAHYLGQHTQNELIQIVSGKILEAIVTQIRDSKYYSIILDCTPDISHQEQMSIILRSVALKGKPEIKEHFLGFVNVEATTGLNLSTGILNKMNELKISFEDCRGQAFDSGANMKGKNQGVQARLLRIKKPRAVFVPCGAHTLNLVIADAAKSSKDAVGFFGHVQKLFTFFFQLAHKDGVF; from the coding sequence ATGACCATTTACGAGGCTGAAAGAAAGAGATGGCGGGATGTCCTTACACGTTTAATAAGTATCACCCAGTCTCTGGCATTCAGGGGTTCGTCAGAAAAACTCTTCCAGCCAGATAATGGAAATTTCCTAAAAGAGGTTAAACTACTGGCAAAATTTGACCCCATTATGGAAAACCATCTCAGCAAAATTAAAGATGGAGAGACACATGCTCATTACCTTGGGCAGCACACACAGAATGAGCTAATACAGATTGTGAGTGGCAAAATCCTTGAAGCAATAGTGACTCAAATAAGAGACTCAAAGTACTACTCCATTATCTTGGACTGTACACCTGACATTAGTCACCAAGAGCAAATGTCCATTATTCTGAGAAGTGTGGCTTTAAAGGGAAAGCCAGAGATCAAGGAGCACTTTCTGGGCTTTGTGAATGTTGAGGCTACAACAGGTTTAAATCTGTCCACTGGCATCTTAAATAAGATGAATGAGCTGAAGATTTCATTTGAAGATTGCAGAGGGCAAGCTTTTGATAGTGGGGCCAACATGAAAGGCAAGAACCAAGGAGTACAAGCCAGACTGCTCCGAATAAAAAAACCCAGAGCCGTGTTTGTCCCATGTGGAGCACATACTCTAAACCTTGTAATTGCAGATGCTGCCAAATCTTCAAAAGATGCAGTAGGGTTCTTTGGACATGTGCAAAAGCTCTTCACCTTCTTTTTTCAGCTGGCACACAAAGATGGAGTATTTTAA